GAAAACACCGGCAGTTGCTCCATGGAAGAAGAGAACGATCATGGTAGGCACGAACACATAAGAAACCGTGTTACCAAGGATCACCAGCCAAATCAGCGCCCCAACGAATGCTCCAAGGAAGCCTAGGATAACTGCGTTTGGAGCGTAAGGGAATACGATTGGACAGTCAAGTGCTGGTCTTGCGCCAGGTACTAGACGTGTCGCAATTCCGTTGAAAGCAGGAACCATTTCACCAATGAACATCCGAACCCCTAATAAAACGATTGCAATACCACCCGCAAAAGTAAACGATTGAATAATTGAATAAATGATAAAGTTTTGATCTCCTGCTTTGGCAATTAATTCTTCTGCGCCTGGAGTCCCTTTAGTAGAGAGAATGATGGAACCAATTAAGAACAGAATTCCCATTGTTAAAGCTGTAATAACGTTTGAATCACGTAAAAACTCAAGACCTTTAGGCAATTTAATTTTTTCAGAGTCATTATTTTTATTACCTAAATATTTTCCTGCAAGCGCACTCAGTAATGCTACTGATGCTGAGGTGTGGCCAAGGGCAATATTGTCGTTTCCTGTCACTTTACGCATAAAAGGCTGGACGATTGCCGGTTGGAATGTCCAATATAACCCCATGAAAATGGCTAAAAAGATAACCAACTTGCCAAAAGAAACATCGCCAACAGAATGGACAATAACCCCGGCAAAAATCGTAGTGGTCCAGAACATCATATGGCCAGTTAAATAGATATATTTAAACTTCGTAAATCGTGCTAGTAATACGTTAATCAAGAATCCTAGAGTCATCGCAAGAGTGACAGCGCTTCCATACTTTACATTAAACTTCTCCTGTCCCATGAAATCCCCTAAGGAACTAGCCTTTAAGTTAAAGACTTCTTTCCACATCGGTTCAAAAATATTAAGAGCCCCGACAATCACACCAGCACCAGCATTAATGATTAAGAAACCGATAATAGCTTTAAACGTTCCACTGATAAGCTGACTAGTACTTTTCTTTTGTAGCAGCAAACCCAAAAACACGATAAATCCAAGTAAAATCGCAGGTGTACCAAAGACGTTGGTAGCAACCCATTTTAACGCATCCATTTTGCTTCCCCCTATTTTTCTATTAACTTTTCAATTTAAAATTATTCTAGAAGACCTTTTAATTTAATTGACTCTGTAATGCTGCCTTGATTTCAGTTAAATCAAAATAATTATTGACAATGATTACCTTCGCTGATGTTCCTGCCAAGGTTTGAGCCAATTCATTGCTTGTAATAATGTAGTCCGGCGACATACCAGAAGCTGAAGAAACATCCGTATTTTCAACATCGGCAGAAATTCTAAGTTCTCTTAACACGGTTTCCACATTCATCCGTAAAATCAAGCTTGTTCCTTGTCCTAATCCACATACACATAATATTTTCATTGATCGTTCCCCCTAATTATGTTGTGCAATTCTTTATAAGTATGAATTTCAGCTAACTTTTCCACATTTTCCTTGCTATTCAATAGGAGCATTAATTTTTTCAAGAGGGTTAGGTGTTCTTCACTCGATGATGCACCTAGCGCAAAAACGAATTGAACAGGATCATTAGCAGTATTTCCAAAGACAATTGAGTGTTTTAAACTGATAAATGAAACAGATGCTTCCTTTACCCCATCTTCCGGTCTTGCGTGCGGAAGAGCAATTTTAGGAGCAAGTACAAAATAGGGACCATTTTCGTGATAAGACCGAACCATAGCTTCTATATACCCTTCCTCTACCACCCCTCCTTTCGCTAGTAAGTTACCGGCTGCCCGAATTGCTTCTTCAGGAGAGGAAACCTCTACATCAAATGCCACTAGATTTTCTTCTAAAAACTTCATGTTAAAAACCTCTCTGCTACAATTTACTTATTGATTTTTTGACTTAGACCGAGTAGGCTTTAATAATGTCAAAAATATTTATTGCAAATTC
The DNA window shown above is from Neobacillus sp. WH10 and carries:
- a CDS encoding PTS ascorbate transporter subunit IIC, with the translated sequence MDALKWVATNVFGTPAILLGFIVFLGLLLQKKSTSQLISGTFKAIIGFLIINAGAGVIVGALNIFEPMWKEVFNLKASSLGDFMGQEKFNVKYGSAVTLAMTLGFLINVLLARFTKFKYIYLTGHMMFWTTTIFAGVIVHSVGDVSFGKLVIFLAIFMGLYWTFQPAIVQPFMRKVTGNDNIALGHTSASVALLSALAGKYLGNKNNDSEKIKLPKGLEFLRDSNVITALTMGILFLIGSIILSTKGTPGAEELIAKAGDQNFIIYSIIQSFTFAGGIAIVLLGVRMFIGEMVPAFNGIATRLVPGARPALDCPIVFPYAPNAVILGFLGAFVGALIWLVILGNTVSYVFVPTMIVLFFHGATAGVFGNATGGVRGALIGGFITSTVVAWGQYFMVKMLISSTIPDTAMWAADNDMFILGPIVKFLAQLFF
- a CDS encoding PTS sugar transporter subunit IIB; its protein translation is MKILCVCGLGQGTSLILRMNVETVLRELRISADVENTDVSSASGMSPDYIITSNELAQTLAGTSAKVIIVNNYFDLTEIKAALQSQLN
- a CDS encoding PTS sugar transporter subunit IIA gives rise to the protein MKFLEENLVAFDVEVSSPEEAIRAAGNLLAKGGVVEEGYIEAMVRSYHENGPYFVLAPKIALPHARPEDGVKEASVSFISLKHSIVFGNTANDPVQFVFALGASSSEEHLTLLKKLMLLLNSKENVEKLAEIHTYKELHNIIRGNDQ